GGACGACCCCTGTCCTCTCCTTCCTGTGCAGAAGCTCTGATATGCAACCACCCCCAAGGCAACTGGTATGGGAGAATGTTCTTTCTGCCGTGCTCTGTCAATACGCCAGGCTGCTGGGGATCAAAGCTCCTCCCCATGGCACCTCCAGCCGGAGAGGACAGTGAGCTCTACTGCTCTGCCTGGGTGTGCAAGTGACGACCAGCGTCGTCGGTGATGCTCACCCTTGCCTCTAGCTCGACGGAGGCCAGTGCAGAGATGATGAGGCTTGGACTGAGCAGGtggcaggagagagaaaaggggaggggagggaaaagggaggTGTTGAGGGCGCTCAGCTTAGGCAACTGGCAggtggtgccatttactgaaaAGAGGGAGCCTGGGGCTGTGGTGTGGAAGAGTTTTGGGGGGAAATCATGAGCTCTACTTCGTTGTCTGAGAGACATCTGAGTGGAAATGTGCACCAGGTGGTGagaggtgtgttttggggggtagGGGGTGTCTGGAGTCTGGGAGAGGTGGACGACTGGAGATGGAAATTTTGGAGGCATCAGCTCAGCTTGTAGATGATACTTAAAGCCACAGGACTGATTGAATCAAAAGTAGAGAAGAGAAGGACCAGAGATGATGCCTGGAGCACACTGGCACATTTCGAAGTTGGGAAAAGAAGGAGAAGCTAGGAAAGGAGACTGAAAGAGCTGCTGGTGGGGTAGGGGAAGAGCCAGGAAGCCGGGTTTGCTGCAGCCAAGACGGCTGAGTGTGTTGGGGGAGGATTGGCCACATGGGACCCCCGTGTGAGCGGAGGCTGACCTGTGCCCCAAGGCTCGGCAACCTGGGGGCATGGAGCCCAGCCAGTGTTCAGAATCAGGTGGGCCTGGCTGAAGAGTAACAAGCTCTAGGGTGAGGCAAATGAATGAACCTCAGCTACACCCCAGTTGGATGACTCTCGTGTGCATATATAcggagggaaagaagccagactcaaaggaCCCCAATGGCCCATGCATACAAAGCTCAAATAGGGCACAATTAGCCTGTCTTGTCTATGGCTGCAAACATAGGtagtaaaattataaagaaaagcagTGGTTATACTACTCAGCCTGGAGAGTGGTTACCTCTTGCAGGAGGTGGGACTGGGAAGGGGTATGCGGAAGCTTCTAGGGGCTGGCGGGGTCCTAACTTGCTTTCTTTAGCtgacatcaattttttaaaacaacgtTATTGTCGTATAATTTGTATGCCTTAAAATTCACCAGTTTTAAGGGTACAACtcaattatttttagtaaatttactgaGCTATGCAACatctagttttagaacatttccatcagcccagtaagatccctcatgctggttagaatcactccccattccccctgccagcctcaggcaaccactaatctgctttctgtctctaaatATGTGCCTTTTCTAGGCATTCTATATAAATGGAGCATATAATATGTGGAGTGtttctgtgtctggtttctttcatttagcataatgttttgatGATCATCTACATTGTAGCACATATccataattcatttcttttttaattcccaAGAGTATTGCATGGCATTCAGTCTGTTTCCATGGCATAGATATATTAGTCTGTTTACCTATCCGCTAGTCAATGGACACTTaatttgtttccaccttttggctattataaataatgctgctgtgaacatctgcatgcaagtctttgtgtggacatatatctTCATGTCTCTTGGGACGATTCCTAgaggtagaattgctgggtcatatggtaaatttatgttccactttttaagaaactgctacaCTGTTTTGCAAAGTAGTACCCATGTCTTGACCTGACTGGTAGTTACACAGGGTCTCACTTTATAAATTATGAGttacattatatatttatgcACTTTCtagattttgttatatttttaactttaaaagagttaaaaaaaattgcgATGGGGTGGTGAACGAAGTCCAGGGAAAGTTTTCTTTAAGGGGTGGGACTTGGGGACACTGCCCTGGGGCTGGATGGAGCACTGGAGGAGAAGCAACTAGGGAGCCAAATCCTACTTGAATCTCACAGTAGGGGTGCCAGGGCCCATCAGGCTCAGCACTTGGGCAGATGTATGCAAAAGCACGTGCCAAGATATGCAAATAAGTTAAGAGTCTCCCCAGGGTTTCCTCACGAGGATGGGGGGGCAGGGTCCACCtccagtggttcttttttttttttttttggcctccctTCGAGCctagtgggatcttagtcccctgaccagggattaaaccccaGACCACGGCCGTGAAAGCGcttagtcctaaccactggaccgccagggaactcccccagtGGTTCTGACCTTGATGGTGGTCAGGCCCCAGGGCTTCAGGGTGCCGGGCTTAGGACCTCATGACCTCGCTTTtttgggaaggtgggagggaggctgcaAGCCTGCAGGGAGAGTATCACCTGCTAATCCCTGTCCTGCTGAGGCCGCCACTCTCCCTGATCCCCTTATGCTGACCCTGGATCCTGGAAGCCACTAATCTCCACCTCTGGAGACTCAAGGACTGGCAGGCAGGGCAGTGTCCTCTTCCGTGAGGCTTGTAAGGAGGGGAGCAAGTGTCCGTGAGCCCTGCCAGCTCACAGGCACTCCTCCCGGCAGGGCCCGGGGGCCCTTGCCTAAGGCAGATGGGAGCTTTGAGGCCCAGAGACAGACAGTAAGTAGTCTAGAGTCACACAGCCTGCCCTGGCATGGCCAcccccagggaggcccagctcctTGTCTGACTTTCCCAACGTGCCCAGCCGGTGTGAGGCCTGGGAGACAGCATCCTTCAGGAAGGCTGAAAGAGGGGGGCCAGTGCGAGGACCCCCGGCAGCAGGCTCTTCTCCTCGGAGCCTCCGGTTGTCATGGTGGCCGAGGAGCTGGTGCCCTCACAATCGGGCTGCGATGGGCATTGTCTCTGCAGAATGTCCCTTTATTCTCCTACTGCCTTATAAGGCACTGGGCCTCGGCCCATCTCCCTGCCTCTTTTCCCCACTGAGCAGTCGGAAGAGCGGAAAATCCCTGTGAGCCTGTGCACCTGGGGCCCGTGGCCTGCAGGTGAGGTACCACTGGGGTGGACCAGGAGCAGGGagtcctccctcccctctacccTCACTTCCCCACTTCCCTGTCCCTTCCCCACGAAGGGCCAGCCTTCGAGGCGGCTTCCCCGTCTGGTCGCCATGCCCTCTCCGTGCTCCTCCAGGGCCCAAGgtcctctctcctcctgcccacctcccTACCGCCCACCTCCATTTCTCACCTCCAACCGGGGTCAGGAAGAAAGCAACGGGACTCAACAAATTCTCACTAAAGTTTAAATGACTCAAGGGCTCTGGGAATATCCACTTTTTAAAACGAAGCACTGGGGAACCAGCcgtattttttctagttcctgtCTATCACGTCTCTCCCCTTATTTAAAACCTTTCTATGTCTCCCTGTAGAATGTTGAGTAAATGCCAGGTACCTTAGCTAAGGCCGGAAGCCCATAATTAATTACCCAGAGGCAGACTGGGCTCAATTGTGAATCCacttgctgctgctgttgcttccTGCTCATTATTGAAGAACAGACACAAACGGCATCTCTTTTTAGACCATTCGCTGAATCCTCCAGCCTCCCCAGACACACACCCCCTGTACTGACCTCTGCCGGGGCCCTCAGCacatcctctgtgtgtgtgtgtatttgagcGACCCTGACCCCACCAGagctcctggcacacagtaggtggtcAGTACCTGTTGGACGAGTAGACAAATCGGCACTGGCCAAGGTTGTGTTCCCACACAGAAGGGTGTCTGGTTAGGGTGTCTCTGCCCCCGCAGCCATGGCCCGCATCATCAACCTGGTGCCCTGGGAGGACGGCTCCACCCACGTGTACGCATCCCCGGCCATCCTGCGGCCCGTGGCACCGCGGCGCAACAAGCTGGCCAGCGTGAAGCAGCAGCTCTACCACCCAGCCCCGCCCAGCCTGCGCCGCATGGACATGGACTCCGTCAGGGCCTGCCTTTCCGACGAGCACTGCCAGTCCACCACCTACTGCCGCAAAGGTCAGGCCACCTGGCCACCACCAGCCCCTTTGGGCCTTCGGGGAAATCGTGGGTGGTTTGGAGGAGAGAGATCTcggagggagaaaccatgagtgGCAGGTGAAAGGGTTAAAGGGAGTCGCCCCAGCTCTGCGCCTGGGTATCCTCCaggtctgagcctctgtttccttatcagtaaaatggggatgctgACAGTGCCGGCTTGTCAGGGCTATTTTGAGATTAAGATGAGATAAGGCACGACAAGCACTTGGAgttgtgtctggcacataatatgtGCTCAAcaatatgttattattattaatggagTGGGAACTGCGCAGAGCCCAGCagtggcaggaggaggaggaataataatagcagtaataACAACTTCTGCCTGATCATCGCTCCCTTTGAAAGACGGAGAGAAAGACACCTGTCATGAAAGAGAGGTGGACATGGGAGCCTTTGGGGTAAAGGGCCACACGGGGCTAAGGAAGAACCCTTCATCGATTGAGAAGCTTGGGTATGGAGATAGCGGTGCCACACAGACACCCACACTCATGCATTCCAGCACATTTATTAATTGCCTGCTTTGTGCCTGACACTGTGCCTGGAACAGAGGCGCTCCAGCTAGCGGGAACAGCACATGCAGAGGCCTGGAGGGGAAAAGCTGCGTGAGGTGTTGGTGAACTTGAGGGGCGTGCTTAGGTGGGAGGCTAAGGAGTGCGGGGGCAGCAGGAGCTGTGGCTGCGGATGAGGACACAGCCCAGGGAGGGCTAAGCTCAGGGGTCTGGGGTTCCTGGGGAGGTAGATAAGAATCTCTGAAGACTTTAAGAAGGAAAGAGGTCCGAGCGCTGGGGCCGTGGGGAGTGGGTGACCCAGAGAGACGAGAAGCAGatgatgggggggagggggagtgattAGGACACTGGGAGGGACCACAGTCTCCAGGAAGTAGTGATAGTGTCTGGCCACAGGGGAGGGATTTGGAAGGTATTTAGGAGATAAAGTAACATGATTTGTACCAGTGTGGGTAGAAGGGCAAGAGTGAGGAGTCCAGGGCGATACCCAGGTTCAAACCCCGGTGGCGGGTGGAGGGAGGGTGTCAGAGACTATAGGGAGATCTCCAGAGGCCCCACAGAGACCCCTGTGGGGCCAGGATGGGAAACACAAATACGGGAAGTGGGCGGGGACGCAGTGGGGGGAAGGGGTGAAAGGTGAGGTGGAGTCCCGACACCCGCCTCCAAAGGGGAGCAGCTCTGAGGTCCTGCTGATACCGTGTGGGAAAGGTCAGCACAGTTCTACGAATTTCCTGGCTTCCGGGAGAGGCCAGGAGTCTAGATTTTTAGGGAGAGCTCTTGATTATTGCAGGTACGTTTTTAATAAAAGCAATGGAGTCAcagtttcaaaattcaaaatgctgtaacaatgtacatttaaaaaattctcactCCTCCCCTGCTACCCCCACTTACAGGTAACCACTCTGACTGAGCTCCTGCTGAATCCTTCCATTGTTTACTACTGTAAATACAAACCTATTCTCTTCCTCCCCAACTTTTTTTATTAGGAACATATTCAAACATAGAGGAAGGCTGAAAGACTAATACTATGAACATTCATTACCTTCCACCTGCTTCAATTAATGTTTTGacatatttgttttcattctctctctctctctctctctctctctcacacacacacacacacacacacacactttagcaAGCAGTTCCCAATGACAGAAACAATCTCAATACCATTATCACATCtaggaaagttaaaaataattcccTAACATCTAATATTCAGTCCATATTAAAACATCCCCAATTATTGCCAAAGATGTCCTTTATAGCTGTCAAAAAAATTTTGGAACCAGGATTCAATCTAGGATTGTACCTTGTAATTTGTTGTCATGTCTCTTGGGTCTTAGTCTAAAACAGTCTACCCACTTTCCATTTTTCCCTCataatattgactttttaaagagTCCAAAACAGTTTTATTGTAGACGAGTCCTACATTGTGAATTTGAGTGATTGTTTCCTTATGGTGTTGATTACCTTGAGAGTCTATTTTCTGTCAACTAGAAGATAGGTGTAGAAGCTTGATTGTAGAAGCTTTCACAGGTGTTGGATGCCATATTTGCCATGATGGCTCAGCAGGAGGCACATAATGTCATTATCCCACTATTCGTGATGCTAAGTTCAATGACTTGGCTGGGTGATGACCTGAATCTATATTCTTCTTTGCCTCCAATCGTCTCAGTTTTAGGCTTTAAAGCCATATAAAGGCATATACTCTTCTGCACCTTGGAAGAATTTCCTCTACTGATTTTTAATCAAGGCATAGTGAGGATGtatcatagtttatttaaccagtcctttAAAGACAGACACTTGAGTTATTTCCAATCATTTTCTATTACAAACTATGCTGAAATGGGCAAACTTTCTACCCACATCATTTCCCAGTTGTGCAACTATAAagtaggataaattcccagaagtgggactaTAGGGTCAAAAGGCATGGGTATTTATAATTCCAATAGATAATGTCAATTTCTTTCCATAGGCTCAAATCAATTTATACACCCTGCTGGCAACATATGGCAATGGCCCTGTTTCTGACAACTGCACTAacttttggattgtttccaatctCATATGAAAAATTGGTATCAATGTAGTTTGAATATGCATGCATCTTATTATGAATGAAGCTGAGTGTCTTTTCATAGTTTAGGGACCATTTGTATttcttgtgtttgtgtgtgaactACCTGTGCAGACTGtttacctatttttctttttttctctttttcttctattttgttttgttttattttattttgtcttgattTATAGGAATTCTTTCAATATTAGGGAAATTGCACCTTATCTACAAAATAAGTGgaaatattcttttcccatttgtcttTTGACTGTCCTTATGTTTCCTTATGTTGCCATGCAGAAGTTTATTTCTATGTAGTCCAAGTTATCAACATTTTCTTTAGGCTACCTGATTTTGAATTAGAGTTGGTAAGGCCTCCTCCACCCCAAGGTTATAAAGAAATttatccatgttttcttctagtacgTCTATGGTTTCATTACTTTACATTGAAATTTTTTATCTATTTGGAGTTTGTTTTGTTGAATGGGGTGTGTTAAGTAAGAATCCACTtgatcttagattttttttaagttgtcaaGTATTTCAAAAACCTTTTAAAGCAGTGTGGACCAAACCTCTCCTGTGTGGGCCTGTGACCACTGGTGGactcctccttttctctttctccttcagaTGACTTTGACAATGCCTACTTCACACCCCTCGGTGTCCCCAAAAAACCCCTGCAATGCTTGGTGAGTGTCCTTTGCCCCTGACCCTGGGTTTGCTCTGGGGACCTGAAGGTCCCACGTGCACCCAGCCCCAAGCACCTCGAGTGCTGGGTTCTACTCCGCGCACTTCCTCAGCTACCAGCTTGGGACCCTACCCCCTTCACATCTCCTTCAGGGGCTTCAGGAACCCCCTGGGTCAGTTGGTTCAAGTGCCCCCCGCGCCCTGACTCCCTTCGTCCTGGCAGGACATCACGGCGACCGGCCAGAGGCTCCGAAATAGGTGCCGCGAGGGAAAGCTGGCGCCCATCGCACCGGGCATCAACAGGGTCGACTGGCCCAACTTCACGCGCGCCATCGAGGACTGGTCCCGCTTCGTGTCCTCTGCCGGCGAATTCAAGCTGCCCTGCCCGAGCAAGAAGGGTCAGTCTACCGGCGGGGAGGATGCCTTAGTGTGGGAGAGACAACTGGGTCCCTAGAGCCCTGACCCCGAGCGCTGACCGCGGGCGGGGGGCTTCGGGGGTGGGCTCTGACAAAGACAGGTCTAGGAGATAGGAGCAGCTGGGGCACTCAGAGCGGGCTGGACCCAGACagactgaggctcacagagacaGGGCTTgtcctggggagggggcggggccaggtccGAGCCAGTGGGAGCCAGTGTGGCGGAGGTGGAGGGCAGGTTGGTTCTGGGACTGACGGAGCTTAGTCCGGAGGGGTGACTGGTTCTACGAGCAGGCGTGGGCGTGGCTTGATCTAGGGGCGGGGCTCAGGTAAGAGTAGGGGCGGGGCTTGCTCTGGGCTGGCGGGGGGCCAGAGATGGGCGCTCTCTCCGCAGTCGAGAGTTTCAGTGGCTACGCGGTGCGGTACTTGAAGCCGGAGGTGACCCAGAACTGCCGGGTAGGTAGGCGCGCTGCTCCGTCcctggcggggcgggggtgggagagAAGCGGCTAACACGGGGgtcggggagggagagaggagaccgAGAGTAAGGTCTCCCAGTGCCCAGGGCCAAGATCCCCGGCAGAGAGTGCTGTGCGGGGCCTCGGCGGGGGAGTCTGTGTCCCCTCTACTCAGTGGACCCCCCCCATTCCTCTGGCCCGCCCCAGTTCTGTCTTAACCAGAATCCCAGCCTGGATCGCTATGGACAGAAGCCCCTGCCTTTCGACTCCCTGTAAGTGACCCTACAGACGCCGGGGCCCCATACCTGGCGGAAGGAGAGTGGGGTCTTGGCTGCTTTCACCAACGCATACCTAGTGCCCCTTGAAAATGTGAGACCTAGGAAGAATTGATTGGCTCCGAAACACCACACGAAAATTGCAATTTCAAAATGACTAAATGTTTAATTCCTACCAAACGGAACATCCTGTCATCCAGTCCCTGGCAACTCCACCTTTCAGAGTGGAGGAGTTAAGGTGGGGCGAAGGTGCAGTGTAATCTTGGTGGGATGGCCCCTGCCGGTGTGTTTGTTCCCAGAGAGGGTCACCCTTCCTCACCTCGGCCTCACCCTCCTCTCTCTTTTGCAGGAATGCTTTCCGACGCTTCGGCTCGATCTACAGGTAGGGCTCCAACtgcagtggggggtgggggggaatgaccccgcccccgccccacatTTGGCCACGCCCCCCAGTCGGGCAGCGCGCGGGCCCTCGTGAGGGAGGCGCCAGAGGATTGGTACCCTCCTGGATACTGTCAGGGGGGCGCGAAGGTCTTCCCCTGGAGAGATCTTCGCCAGGCAAAAGTGCAGCCCACTGGGAGGTGGAGGGAATAGAGTGCCTTTCCCTCCCGATCCGGCCCAGAGGAGACCAAAAGGCAAAGACGGGGGTTAGGGGGATTGGGGGGGCGGGGTTACCTAGGAGAAGAGCAGGGACTGGAAGAGTAAACAGACATATAAGAAATATAATGGAAGGAGCCAAGAATTTGCCTTCCAGGAAGAAGGTGAAGTGGTAAGGGCTGGGACAAGTGTTCCCAGGAGAAGAATGCAAGATATTCAAGCACCTTCATAATTTGGCCATCTCCCACCTCTCCAGCCCCCTTTCCTACACTTTAGCAGTACCAGACTCCTGCGTGCAACCCAAACCAAGCAATCAAACACTCCATATCTTTGCTTGTGCTGTTTCAGCACCTAGATGATCTTTCTACCTCTGCCTGGAAAACTCCTCCTTACACTTTAAAGCCCAGCCCAGATGTCCCATCCTCCTTGAAGTCTCCTCTGACCTTCTGCCTTTCCCCTCCAGCTCAAACCCCCCTCCAGTTGGTCTTCGTATGCGCATCCCTCTCCATCTTAGAGCACACAGGCTATTGCATTATAATTATTGATGAAAGTTTGCCTTCTCTCACACACCCTGTGCACACACAAgggaaagctctttttttttttttactactataTAATGCCTGCCAGAGTAGGCTCACTAAATGACTGAAAAGTGAGTAAAGCTCACGGGAGATAAAGATGAGGCAAACCAGAAGTGGGGCTTGAAAGTCAAACAGACCaggcaaaaatatattaaaggtaATAGGGAGCCATCGAAGGCTCTTGAGCCATAGAGAGACAGGACAGAAGCTGTGTTTTCAGAGCCTCGAGGGCAGGAAGGTGGGTTTGGTGGGGAAGGCCTAGAGATTTTTCCCCAGGACATCCTAGAGGCCCCCACCTCACCTGTTTCTTTCCACAGTCGTGTCAACTACCTGACCCCCTGGCGTTAATCTGTGAAAAGGAGGCCGATCCCCAGGCTGCCAAACCATGCCACCTCAGGTTCCCCAGCAGGACAGAGGGTGTATGGTGGCAGCACCCATCTCCCTAAGAGTTTAGCCTGACTGGAAATAAACCTTATACTCCATAAGGAGGCACCACAcgggtgtggggtgtgtgtgtgtatgtgtgtgtgtgtggtgcaggggctgggggagggtcaGGACCTCAGGACCTCAGGATGTCTTGCCCTTACCTGCCTCCTGCCAACTCCTGGAGGACTGGTGGCGGTGGGGGGAGTTGGGAAAGATGTCTGGTGACCCCAGGTAGAGAATCATGGTCTaggccccagggcccagccaggGATGAGGTACAGAGGCAGGCCTGTCTGAGAATCAGGTTTTCTTTGTGTCCCCGTTCCCCTGCTCATAACCCTACCACCAAGCCCCTTCCACCTCAGACTCTGAACTTGAGCCCTAAAGAGAAAAGAGGGGGCTCGAAAGGGATTTTAGACACCTCTCTCAGAAGCCCTTGCCATCCCAGTGTgtgctgggggcctccctgggccCAGGGTTCCCCTGAAGAAGTGGAATCAGGCCCTGGAGGGTTGGCCTATGGTCTCTATTCCCTGTGAAGCAGCTGAGTGTGGAAGTAAGATGAGGTGCCCAAGCCCACTCAGAGAAGAAagtttcctctccccaaagcaCCGCCAATGAACATACCATGTAAGCAAAAAGTTACCTGCTCTATCCACATAGCTTCAGGACTAGCCCTCATCTGCCTACCAACCTACAGAAAGGAGGCCTGATGGGCTGGGGACAGCCATGGGGCTCCAGGGCCAGGTCCAGAATAACCCTGCTCAAAGTTTTGGGCTAAAGAAGAGCGTCTCGGCGTGGCTGGGTGTTAGAGCAGCCAGCATCAGCACTTAGCTCCAGGACCTTCCAAATACGATTCCACCTGTGGCCAGTCTGCAAGGACAGACCCAGATCAGGGTAAATAGCCACCAAGCTCAAGAACCGTTTGAACAGGACTTCTGGTGCTAGGATCTGAGGCCTCAGGGATCCATGAACCTTCTGAAATCATGTGCAAAACCGTGGGTCCACCCACATGTGCATTTTCCATGGAAAGTCTTCTTGTTTTCATCTGATTCTCAGGAGAGTCAGTGCCCACAAAGGTTAGGAAACCCTGACTTACATCCTCCTCATCCCCTTccactaatatttactgagcacctagtgGATGCAAGCCTGGTCTCAGGTGGAAGgagtttaaaacaataatacCAGC
This genomic window from Mesoplodon densirostris isolate mMesDen1 chromosome 19, mMesDen1 primary haplotype, whole genome shotgun sequence contains:
- the SPMIP8 gene encoding sperm microtubule inner protein 8 yields the protein MARIINLVPWEDGSTHVYASPAILRPVAPRRNKLASVKQQLYHPAPPSLRRMDMDSVRACLSDEHCQSTTYCRKDDFDNAYFTPLGVPKKPLQCLDITATGQRLRNRCREGKLAPIAPGINRVDWPNFTRAIEDWSRFVSSAGEFKLPCPSKKVESFSGYAVRYLKPEVTQNCRFCLNQNPSLDRYGQKPLPFDSLNAFRRFGSIYSRVNYLTPWR